A DNA window from Impatiens glandulifera chromosome 7, dImpGla2.1, whole genome shotgun sequence contains the following coding sequences:
- the LOC124910583 gene encoding probable protein phosphatase 2C 52, giving the protein MGSCVSTSRQSSSCCCIGIGKRAIRTHSDHAARLQQLSSIPNRIIMNGNSTTSCVFTQQGRKGINQDAMIVWDDFMPEDVTFCGVFDGHGPNGHLVARRVRDVFPLKLLSFFSSHDSKSSGDREEDKLHSLWRDLFLKSYKAMDKELSTHPSLDCFCSGSTSITLLKQGSNLFMGYIGDSRAVMGSKDENDSMVAIQLTVDLKPDLPREAERIKSCKGRVFALQDEPEVSRVWLPFDDAPGLAMARAFGDFCLKDYGVISIPEFSHRILNERDIFVVLASDGVWDVLSNEEVVQIVSSSPTRSSAAKTLVESAAREWKFKYPTSKMDDCAVVCLFLDGKMDSESDNEEHGFSSATHDSNAIESDDGQQYNSEPCLQRNFTVRSSSDENDHNYKNVAAVEDNSGDLNWLGLEGVTRVNSLVQLPRFSEERPTTS; this is encoded by the exons ATGGGTAGTTGTGTTTCTACCAGTAGACAGAGTTCTTCTTGTTGTTGTATTGGTATTGGAAAGAGGGCTATAAGAACACATTCTGATCATGCTGCTAGATTACAACAATTATCATCAATACCTAATAGGATAATCATGAATGGAAATAGTACAACTTCTTGTGTTTTCACTCAGCAGGGACGAAAGGGTATAAATCAGGATGCCATGATTGTTTGGGAT GATTTTATGCCAGAAGATGTGACCTTTTGTGGTGTATTTGATGGTCATGGTCCAAATGGTCATCTTGTTGCTCGAAGAGTAAGGGATGTTTTTCCTTTGAAGTTGTTATCGTTCTTTTCTTCTCACGATTCAAAGTCAAGCGGAGATAGAGAGGAAGATAAATTACATTCGTTATGGAGagatttatttcttaaatcgTACAAGGCGATGGACAAAGAACTAAGCACTCATCCTTCTTTAGATTGCTTCTGTAGTGGCAGCACTTCCATCACTTTACTGAAACAG GGTTCGAATCTATTCATGGGGTATATTGGGGATTCTCGAGCAGTTATGGGGTCTAAGGATGAAAATGATTCCATGGTGGCAATTCAATTGACTGTTGATCTTAAGCCTGACTTGCcaa GGGAAGCTGAAAGGATAAAAAGTTGTAAAGGAAGAGTTTTTGCATTACAAGATGAACCTGAAGTTTCGAGAGTTTGGTTACCTTTTGATGATGCCCCTGGTTTAGCAATGGCTAGAGCGTTTGGTGACTTTTGCTTGAAGGATTACGGAGTCATCTCTATTCCTGAGTTCTCTCATCGGATTCTTAACGAGAGAGATATATTTGTTGTTCTTGCTTCGGATGGG GTTTGGGATGTCTTGAGCAACGAAGAGGTAGTCCAAATAGTATCATCATCCCCAACTAGGTCATCAGCGGCTAAGACCCTTGTGGAGTCTGCAGCTCGAGAATGGAAATTCAAATACCCCACTTCAAAAATGGACGATTGTGCGGTTGTATGCTTGTTCTTGGATGGGAAAATGGATTCCGAATCCGATAACGAAGAACATGGTTTCTCTTCCGCAACACATGATAGTAACGCGATCGAATCGGATGATGGACAACAGTATAATAGCGAGCCATGCCTGCAGAGAAATTTCACTGTCAGATCCTCCTCCGATGAAAATGACCACAATTATAAGAATGTGGCAGCAGTTGAAGATAATAGTGGAGACTTGAATTGGTTGGGATTGGAAGGGGTTACACGAGTCAATTCTCTTGTACAACTTCCTAGATTTTCTGAAGAAAGACCAACAACTTCctag
- the LOC124910510 gene encoding lipoyl synthase, mitochondrial-like, translating to MHSRFASITRSLKSKHPSLFSFYSTIEPPKQPLYPQTLDGLRRRLAEESPALGDFTRLQSTDEYSVEVGTKKKPLPKPKWMKEAIPGGEKYTQIKKKLRELKLHTVCEEAKCPNMGECWSGGETGTATATIMILGDTCTRGCRFCNVKTSRTPPPPDPNEPANVAEAIASWGLDYVVITSVDRDDLADQGSHHFAETVQRLKTLKPNILIEALVPDFRGDCGCVEKVAKSGLDVLAHNIETVEELQSSVRDHRANFKQSIDVLKMAKEFAPPGTLTKTSIMLGCGETPEQVVSTMEKVRAAGVDVMTFGQYMRPSKRHMAVSEYITPEAFDKYKVLGMEMGFRYVASGPMVRSSYKAGEYYIKSMIESDRASSSN from the exons ATGCATTCTCGATTCGCATCCATTACTAGATCCCTCAAGTCCAAGCATCCTTCTCTCTTCTCATTCTACTCCACAATCGAACCCCCAAAGCAGCCTCTGTATCCTCAAACCCTAGATGGGCTTCGTCGCCGTTTGGCTGAGGAATCCCCTGCGCTCGGTGACTTTACTCGGCTTCAATCCACTGATGAGTACTCTGTAGAGGTTGGGACGAAGAAGAAACCTCTACCCAAGCCTAAATGGATGAAGGAAGCAATTCCTGGAGGGGAGAAGTATACCCAGATTAAGAAAAAGTTGAGGGAATTGAAGCTTCATACTGTTTGTGAAGAAGCTAAATGCCCTAATATGGGTGAATGTTGGTCTGGTGGTGAAACTGGGACTGCTACTGCAACAATTATGATTCTTGGAGATACTTGTACAAGAGGTTGCAG GTTCTGCAATGTGAAGACATCACGAACACCTCCTCCACCAGATCCAAATGAACCAGCTAACGTTGCCGAGGCAATTGCATCATGGGGTTTGGATTATGTAGTCATTACTAGTGTTGACCGTGATGACTTAGCTGACCAAGGAAGCCACCATTTTGCTGAGACTGTGCAGAGGTTAAAGACCTTGAAGCCAAATATACTCATCGAAGCATTGG TTCCTGACTTTAGAGGTGATTGTGGGTGTGTGGAGAAAGTAGCCAAGTCAGGGTTAGATGTTTTAGCCCATAACATCGAGACTGTCGAAGAGCTTCAGAGTTCAGTTCGAGATCATCGGGCCAATTTCAAGCAATCAATTGATGTTCTGAAGATGGCCAAAGAGTTTGCTCCTCCCGGGACTCTTACCAAGACTTCGATAATGTTGGGTTGTGGTGAAACACCTGAACAAGTGGTGTCTACGATGGAGAAAGTAAGGGCAGCGGGCGTTGATGTGATGACTTTCGGTCAGTATATGAGGCCATCAAAGCGACACATGGCCGTTTCCGAATACATCACTCCAGAAGCTTTTGACAAGTATAAAGTTCTTGGCATGGAAATG GGATTTCGTTATGTGGCATCTGGTCCGATGGTGAGGTCATCATACAAGGCGGGTGAATATTATATCAAATCGATGATTGAATCTGATCGTGCTTCTTCATCAAATTAA